Part of the Vigna unguiculata cultivar IT97K-499-35 chromosome 3, ASM411807v1, whole genome shotgun sequence genome, GCCACACCAAGATAGTGACCAAATAGAAAATACCACATTCACATATATCAGCAAGGGCTTTGTAGAGGGCTATCTGAATCATGATCATAAAACATGGAATCAGATTTATCCTTAGAACTAATCTGGTTAGTTTTATCAGCGTTTCTCAAATCATCCACAGAATTAGTATCCTTGTTTCTTTTGTATACACCCCTACTCCTATCCAATAGCCCTTTCTTCATCAGGCTTGCAAATTTCTCTCTAATTTGTACGAGGGGATGATTCTGCACAGGTTCTTGACCGTAATAGGCCTCCCTGAGAACAACTGTTTGGGTGTCAATCTTCttggaaatataaaatataccaGGATGACGTTCAAACGCTTTAGTAAATTTCTGCGGCAGTGACAGGGGTCTACGCAAGTTGCTCACATTCTTGCGCTCAGTTTGCTTATGAAGTGTAAGGTGAAGGAGCTCATGGAACACTCCAACAATCCTTTTCTCAGATACATCAGTGCGGGGATCCAAATGAGAGGCATCGGCATAAGGTGAAGTATAGGGGAGTTTCTGCCACTCTTTCAGCCACTCCatgcattttcttttcaaaccaAAACCCCTGGTAAAACTAACTGGAAATGCTAACGATCCATTTTTTATGTCTTCTCCCTTTTGCTGCAGAGAACTATTCTTCTGTAACTCTGAGATGGCAAGCTTGTCATCCCAAAATAACAATTTCAACCCAACACGATCATCAGGAAGGCGAACGTATGAGAATCTTTCAGGGTGATTTGGAATAAATGAATATTGGTAATCATATGGTAAACCCAAATCCCATTTTAACTGGTCAATGGTTTGTAGTGGAAGGATCCTATCACTGGTGAGCATAAGTAATTTGCAGAGCCTATCCCTGAGTTCCAATTGACCTTGCTGAAGGATGCTGACTTCCCGGTGGTGAAGCTCCAAGGCTTCAGGACTCAGACTGAACCATGGGACAGGAGAACCTCCACTATCAAGAAAACAGGACTCAACAAATATATTCGGATATCTTCTTATAAAGGTAGAGAGTTTGAGGTCACTGGGAAGACCAAGTTGTCCACGGTAGCGAGAAAGATGGTATATTGGGAGGCAGCATTGGGAAGAAGAATGAATTATAGAGACAAGGATCCCAGTTGCCTTAACATCCCTTTGAGCAGCAACCACAACATCCAATGTCCTATCTTTTACCCATTTCAATTTTATGTTCACCAGACTAAACTTCTGCTGGTATATGTATCCTTGTCGATAACCGTGAACAAAACCAGAATTTCTTGCAATACCAAATACTCGAAGGAACATAATATAAACTGACCATGGACATAAATTGTCTATGGACTTGTAGTTCTCAAGATCCACACTGCGCTCCAAGAAAAGCTACTGCATAAGTAAAACGTGGATTTGAgacaatttaaacaaataaagatTCTCCTACCACTAATAAGACAGTATTGGATAAAAAATCAGACTTGATACTAAAACATGAAATCAATTTCCTAgaaccacaaaaacaaaaaccacatGTTTATGAGCTTTCAGTAATATATATCTTCAAATGACTACAATCAATTGGGAGATCCGTCAAGTGCAAGGTTATCGAGATCATGAGTGAATTCGAACCTAGTTAACTCGCACGTAGTAGGACCACTTCTGCGTAGACTCGTCTGAACTCGATCAAACTCGTGTAAATCGAGTTCAAAGAGCGAGCTCCGTTGGACGCTCGAAAAATGTCTAAAACGACAAAAAAATTGCTTGTTTGTAGGTAACGATGTAGGCAGAACAGACCTGGGTAACAATTCGGATTCTGTGGTTCACTGCTTCTTCCCAATGCATTTGTAAAAGCAATGAGAATGGTCTCAAGGTCCCATGAACCCCTAATTATAATCCCACTCATTCGAAAGATATTCTCAAATAACGAGAATAAACAATTTTACGTGAAAAATAGCCTCTCTGCTCCTTCCCCTCCAAA contains:
- the LOC114178937 gene encoding protein WHAT'S THIS FACTOR 9, mitochondrial; the protein is MFLRVFGIARNSGFVHGYRQGYIYQQKFSLVNIKLKWVKDRTLDVVVAAQRDVKATGILVSIIHSSSQCCLPIYHLSRYRGQLGLPSDLKLSTFIRRYPNIFVESCFLDSGGSPVPWFSLSPEALELHHREVSILQQGQLELRDRLCKLLMLTSDRILPLQTIDQLKWDLGLPYDYQYSFIPNHPERFSYVRLPDDRVGLKLLFWDDKLAISELQKNSSLQQKGEDIKNGSLAFPVSFTRGFGLKRKCMEWLKEWQKLPYTSPYADASHLDPRTDVSEKRIVGVFHELLHLTLHKQTERKNVSNLRRPLSLPQKFTKAFERHPGIFYISKKIDTQTVVLREAYYGQEPVQNHPLVQIREKFASLMKKGLLDRSRGVYKRNKDTNSVDDLRNADKTNQISSKDKSDSMFYDHDSDSPLQSPC